Part of the Scomber japonicus isolate fScoJap1 chromosome 2, fScoJap1.pri, whole genome shotgun sequence genome, TAACTGAAACTTGTTAAATTGGTACAGTAAATTGTTTCttatcttcttctctcccttttttgtcTTCCCTCAGTTTTACATTAACTACAACAACAAGCAGTTTTACATCAAGCTTCCCGACGGCTCCATGATGAACTTCCCCAACCGTCCAGGAGACGTCAAGTACAATTTCCTTGATGTCAGCGGTGATGCAGAGATCATCGGCATCAAGATGAAGTAGATGTCCACCTCTGCTTGACCCTTGACCCTTGTGCACTTTAGTCTGTTTTACATTACTGAACTTAAGCCTGATTACTCATCTTTGCTCCACTAAAGCTTATGAAATATTGCTGATGTTGTAGTGTGAGGGAATGGCCTACAGAGGGAGCCACAACACATCTTATCTAATTTTATGGTCATTTCATCACTGGGTTCAATAAAGTTCATCACTGGGTTCAATAAATACTGTGATGGCACTAATCCAGCCTTTAATAACACTCAAACTCACActaaaaatattttgaaaagaCGGAAAAAccccacacaaaaacacaatcacactcACAAATAAGATATGGCAGTTAGCATGTTACATCTCAGCTCATGGTCAATTTGCATCGGCTCAGTTTCTACCATACAAGGCCCATGAGGGAGAAACCCTTGACAAGGAAAGTGGAAATGAAGAGGCGGGGCGAGAAAGAGAGGGTAATTGCATTAGCATAGaataaggaaaaagaaataaagacatggAAATACATATAGAAAGGGGAATTACCTGTTTTGAATACCTGATTAAAAGCTGTACAGTATTCTTCATggcagatatgtgtgcatcatatatcatatatcatcatGTGAGaacaacaagagagaaaaaaagtcaatagTTGAACCAGTTGGGGATGTCACAACAAAGTCTTTTTAAGGAGTTATTTTTATCATATCGATATCGCCAAAGGAGATCAGGAAAAAACACATATGAGAAAGTAGTTTACACTTTCACAAGACAATCAAATCTTGGCAGGAACACAGGTtgacctaacacacacacaataacaaattaCCCTCACACGCCAAACAGAAAGGCGTAGGTCatggctgtttgtttgtttggatgtTCGTCGCTGTTTTCGCTAGTCTTTGCTGTTCTGTTGTTGTCATCAGTTCATTGGTGTCTGCGGTGTTTGCTGTATCTTCAATAAAGTCCCAGTTGGCTGTTTGATgacttctgttctcagtctcttactttaaaggttactgaagttaaagtctgtgtaaagtaagaataaatatgtgttctgagtttgacatacaacagaaaagtgtgttgttaaccaccctgccaaatttgaatgattaataaaaatcgccaaatatatgaaattaggcttcagagttgtgtaaaaatcagcctctttctctgctcccaaacgctgtgggagtgcccgccgagtctgCTGAAGCTCCgtcccctaccaagtgtcacctgtcaatcaaagtcaccacctctacccgaaacatggacgctacgtctgagagctttctgctgctagctcggcggctaactcggctgctagctcggcggctagctcagctaactggctaactgtagactgtagtagtagtgtgctctgaatgtatttatacctttaAATTTGAAATATCCACCTCACAGAGAGAGCATCCAACCAATTATGAAATATACGAAAATGCAGAATATGAGTGCTATGCCAGTGGAGGATATATAGGAAGGAGCGGAGGTGTTGAAGTAGGCAATACTTCTGTTAATTGCGCAGTGACATGGGTGGTGTCGTGGTTTCCACAAGCTAAGACAACACCACAATTTGTGACCATACCTGTTTAGTTTGAGAATCCCAACCCAATTAAGTAGATCGGCACAAACCTAACCATGACTCTTCCTAGCCTGCCGTTATTGAGAAACCAGACACATGCAGTTGCGGATAGCTGGATGTGTTGGATAGTTTCTGTAAATTTTTGCCAAtgcagcaaagtggacagttGGAAACATTATACTCATTATGCATTATAATCTATACTCATTATGCATTATGACTTCTGATTTCCCTGTTTTTAAATATCTCCTTTGCTTATAGGAAGTTTTTGGTTAAAACTGAAGCAAACATCCTGTAACATGACAATGACTAACTTCAGTCAGGTGTGCATATCTTATCTGACTTAGTCAATTGTTTACGACCTTTTCCCTGTTGGTTGCTTCCCGCCCCAACGTCACCAGCATTACATAAACCCTTCACCTGCCTGCAGAGCTTTGTCTCTAGAGCCACAAACCCACTGAAGACAGCCAAGATGGTAAGTGCTATTAAAAGCTCCTTTCATAGcacacttattttcttttttctctacaTGTCCAAATATCTACATGTCTGATTCACTGCTgcatattgtgtttgtttaataatTAAGGTGACCTATTCTGCTGTCCTAGAAAGGAATTCCTTATCTCATTATTCCTTATCATAGTTGTATCATTAAACAAACTGAGGCTGACAGTTTACTCCCTTTGTCTAACTTTTATGGCTGTGTTGTccgtttttatatttaatgtgatACAGTACGTTACATTTACTAACACGTGCATTAGTGAGAATAATCTTTCTGTCACAGGTTATTTGGCTTTTTCATTGCATTCGTCATCTAAAAACTATTATatgcatatttaatattttagagactggattttatgattttatgaagTTTTAggatttttatttcaaattgttttttattgagttttcaaAAAACTGTAACgagaaaaaactaaactaaacagttGAAACTAACAAAGAGCTAATAAGATACATGGATCCCATCTCCCGTGTGCGTCgtatataatatacatacatgcatacttcatagacagttttttttttgttacatttccAATAGACAACCCATGTACAGATCATAGGTACAGATACAtgccaaaagagagagagagaggggggggggggggatttggatttttaaagcatttttaaagcatttttaacagtgattgaGCAGTTTTTATAGAGATTGTGATGCCTTAAAATCAAGTCAATGATAAGGTGATGAATAGCTTGAAagcatttaaatctttttttggtggatgtacaaaatgtttaatttactgAGCTTTTTGTCATCTATGTTTATTTGATAAAggcataaagacagaaaaatctataatttctgtttctgttaatCTAAACTGACTCAGGAAGTGTGTCATACTGGTTTATATGAAGTAACACGTTTCAAAGTGCTCAAAAAAGGCTCAGTAGTTAACTCAGACACATCATTGTAAATCCACAGCTTTTATAGATTCTTCTATGGCCCCTAAACCAGAGGTGAGGTTCCCCACTGCTCCTAAATAGTTCGATAACTCTAATTCCCTAAAGGGGCTTACCTCAACTTAATTATTATCCAACACCTCAGCTCTGTGCAGTCAATCATAAACCAGTGCTGATCTGACACAGCATGTATCTATGGGTGTGGTATTGGCCAGGATGCTGAAGTTCATGTTTAACTACCAGCATTCCCAGTATATTGATAGAAAGGATAATAATTAATGAGATTTATTGCTTTATTGATTAGGAAAAACCAAGTCACTGGCTTCTGATGAATTTTCTTGGTATGCCACAATGAGTTTCCAGCAGTGTAAACAGTTGAAATCAATATAAGGTGTATTATTATGTTTGctagttgcttttttttaatttatacttactatatataatatataacctGTGGTACCTAGCAGAAAGTCCCAGTGTGGGTGTCTCTTTATGACTTTACTGTCTCTATTTGACAACCTGATGTTGAGGAACAAATACAGCGACTTCCTGTTTCAGTACTTTTACAGCCATGGGTTCACTGCTCCACCCTGGTTGATTATCTACAGCAAAGATACGAcacacttcatcatcatcatcatcatcctcatcagtcCTGTGACTACAGAGAGATTATCTGccacaacacattttaaaagacataCTGTAGATGAAGAGATATGCTCTGAACTGAATGATTGATATAAGTCATTGCTCACTGTTGCCACCAAGAAAATAGACTTTTTACTTAATGTAAaaagattaaccctcctgttgtcctcgagtcaaggaagggagggagaagggaaggaaggaaggaatgaaagtaggacaaaggaaagaagaaaggaaaggaggaaggagggaagggaggaaggaaggaagggaggaagggagggaaggacaggagggagaaaggaaggaagggaggaaggaaagggggaaggaaggaaggaaggaaggaaggaaggaaaggagggaggaaggaagaacaggagggaggaaggaaggaaggaaggaaggaaggacagaaaggaagaaggaaggaaggaaggaaaggagggagaaaggaacggaggaaaggaagggaggaaggaaaggggaaagaaggaaaggaggaaggaaggacaggagggagaaaggaagggaggaaaggaaggaaggtacaaaacagacggggtcaatttgcccagggaggacgacatgaaggttaaaagtaaaaagacaATTATCACCACACACAAAGGTTTAGGGTTAAGATGTAAGATGAGTGTGATTTATAAGACTTTAAAAAGAAGTTAATTTTAGTTAAGACTCGTCCATCCATTCAGTTTGGTTCTCATATCGTCTTTTGTCCTTTTACAGAAAATCATAGACATGTCATTCAAAGAGGGCCATGAGCTCAAGATCCGTGTCAAGCCCAAGGATGACTGCGACTTGTAAGTCTTCATCATAGTCTTCATCACATCATTCATCAGCTGCTCAAACACTTTCAACTTTActtcaccttcctcccttccttccttccttcctccctccttctctctttctttccttccaccctccctccttccttctttcctttccttcatcccttccttccttttccttccctccttccttccttccttccttccttcctcctcccttgcttccttcctccctccttctctctttctttccttccaccctccctccttccctctttccttttctttccttctctccttcctcccttccttcgttcctccctcccccctctctttctttcctcccccctaccttcctcccttccttctttcctctgtccttcctcccttctctctttctttcctcctccctacctttctcccttccttctttcctctgtcctcttttcccttctccctccctcctaccttccttccttccttctttcctccgtccttccttccttccttcctcttttcctttctccctccctccctcctaccttccttccttcctttccttcctccctcccttcctttccctcctcccttccttccttgactcgaggacaacaggagggttaagaggaaGTTGACGTTGCATACTGAAGTTAATGTTTCATCCACTtgttctccctttttttctttctttttctttttttaactgtacTCTTTCTGCCTCTGTCAACCTCAACTGTAGCTTCTCCATAAACATCGGTCACGATTCGGACAACATCGCGCTGCACTTCAACCCACGGTTCGATTCCGGCGGTGTCACCAACACCATAGTCTGCAACTCCATGTCCGGCGGTTGCTGGGGCGACGAGGAACGTGACGAAAACTTCCCTTTCTCACGCGGGGAGGAAAGCAAGGTGTGTTGACGGTTGTTTGTAATCTCTCACATTATACAAATCcagtttttttaatacaaatacTAAATAGCTTTGACTTTATAGTGAGACAAAACGCTAAAACATTATGCAACTGACTCATAAAGCTGTAAGTTCGACAGCAATATATAAAACCATAAGCTACTGATTCACCAGACCAGATCGAGAAAGGCTAAATCAGCAAAACCCCTAAGTATCATTTCAACTTTTATGTGTTATCTGTTCtcttaaatgtcaaatgttctCTAAATGTCATATAGTCTCGATCTAAAGGCGGATTAATTTGCTCAATTcaagagaaaatgaaaacacacacaatcatctcaATATTCCATAAATGTGGAAAATAAAGACAACTGGCAAAagataatgaagaaaaaagtgGCAAAAATAAATAGTGTATTGATTGTAAGGATTTGCATCAGTAgcctacatttttaaatttcatagTCAAAGTTGTCATCGCTCTTTAAAATCAAGctacatttttaacaatttcattcatttccgGCACTCAAAGCAGCTTTTGGGTGTGATTATAAAGTTAACACACTAGCTTTCGTTTTTTGCAGACTATTGGCAAAGTACTTATTCAGTCATTTGGCTCAAGTTCAGATTtcttgtatgtctgtctgtttttcactcttttatttcatctatttttatttattactctttctttctctctgtcctgaccTGTCAAGGGACAACGGATGAAAACTAGCTATTTTAGCTAATTCCGGTacctttacattttattttgaaatgttcatgaatgtacaccgtccctttttaaataaataaactaaactaaactttcaCGATACTTAACGTATTCGTGGGACAGTTGGGTCAACAGACACTGAGCTTTGCAATCATGAAAGGGTTTATAGGCTCATAAAATGTAGAACTCAGTAGCTCTAAAATCAAGctacatttttaacaatttcattcatttcaaagcAGCTTATAAAGTTCACATACTAGCTTTTTTGCAGACTACTGGCAAAgtacattttcagtcatttggCTCAAGTTCAGATGTCTTAATGACGTTCACGatacttaaagctgcagtttaactttgaggagagagaggacagatccctcctcctcccctctccgcTTCATTTGGCTCAAGTTCAGATGTCTTAATGTTTTTCACTGTACTTACCTTATTCGTGGGATTGGCATCTGTGCTGTAATCTGTGTTGGGTTAACATGAAAGGGTTTATAGGCTCATAAAATGTAATAGACGCTATAAGATAGAGTGACACTCACCCAGATATCACTGGACTTGCAGCTCTGCACAGTGTGTGCTTAGTACATGTTCTCCTTTACTGGTGTGACTATAGTATggagcagggttattatagttaactaaaattaagactaaaactaaaactagcaatgaaaaaagaaTTTAGTTAactagaatttaaaaaaaaaactacaattaaacccccccccccccaaaaagtaaataaaaattacaatgaacaatgtaaaactaactaaaactaaagtgaaTTGCAGATAcattcagctttgttttctccctcaatgacttcctgtcctacagcagccgtggttaaagaatgaaattaaaaaggacttgatgataaaccatatttggtgtcactcattctttcatccttttcagcttctacaagtcaaggctttctcttaatacctgaaaaactaaaactaagactaaaactaaactaaaactagtcaattccttcaaaataaaactaaactaaaactagacaattccttcaaaataaaactaaactaaaactagtcaattccttcaaaataaaactaaactaaaactagtcaattccttcaaaataaaaccactactgaaactactaaatcacttgttgaactcactaaaactaaactgaaataaaaaagcaaactgaaaaactataataaccttggtaTGGAGTTAACTGAAACTTGTTAAATTGGTACAATAAATTGTTTCttatcttcttctctcccttttttgtcTTCCCTCAGTTTTACATTAACTACAACAACGAGCAGTTTTACATCAAGCTTCCCGACGGCTCCATGATGAACTTCCCCAACCGACTAGGAGAcgtcaagtacaagtacattgATGTCATCGGTGACGCAAAGCTCATCGGCATCAAGATGAAGTAGATGTCCACCTCTGCTTGACCCTTGACCTTTGTACACTTTAGTCTGTTTTACATTACTGAACTTAAGCGTGATTACTCATCTTTGCTCCACTAAAGCTTGTGAAATATTGGTGATGTTGTAGTGTGAGAGAATGGCCTACAGAGGGAGCCACAGCACATGTTATATCATTTTATGGTCTTCACATTTCATCAGTAACTGGGTTCAATaaacactgtgaaaaaaaaagtattttcttcttttttgttactATGAAATTATCTTCTTCTTCAGCACACACTATACACCACAATCTCTAATATATGTCTATAAGTCTTATTTCATTTGGTAATTGCTGTatgttcatttaaccctcctattgtcctagagtcgaggaaggaagggaggaaaggaaagaag contains:
- the LOC128379771 gene encoding galectin-2-like, producing the protein MKIIDMSFKEGHELKIRVKPKDDCDFFSINIGHDSDNIALHFNPRFDSGGVTNTIVCNSMSGGCWGDEERDENFPFSRGEESKFYINYNNEQFYIKLPDGSMMNFPNRLGDVKYKYIDVIGDAKLIGIKMK